One Vibrio neonatus genomic window carries:
- the rlmB gene encoding 23S rRNA (guanosine(2251)-2'-O)-methyltransferase RlmB → MSNEYIYGIHAVKAVLEKDPVRFIEVFVLKGRQDDRLLPLINLLQSYGVSIQQMGRKALDDKAKGANHQGIIGRVKAAKALNENDLDTILAAEQNPLLLILDGVTDPHNLGACLRNADAAGVAAVIVPKDKSAPLTATVSKVACGAAETVPLIRVTNLARTMRHLQEQNVWIVGTAGEATHDVYQSKLTGPLAIVMGAEGDGMRRLTRETCDDLIKIPMAGSVSSLNVSVASGVCLFEAVRQRLS, encoded by the coding sequence ATGAGTAACGAATATATTTATGGCATCCATGCAGTGAAAGCTGTGTTGGAGAAAGATCCTGTACGTTTTATTGAAGTATTTGTTTTAAAGGGGCGTCAGGACGACCGTTTGTTACCTTTAATCAATCTATTGCAATCTTACGGTGTTTCTATCCAACAAATGGGTCGCAAAGCACTGGATGACAAAGCAAAAGGTGCAAACCATCAAGGCATTATTGGGCGTGTTAAAGCGGCTAAAGCCTTGAATGAAAATGACCTAGATACCATTTTGGCTGCTGAGCAAAATCCATTACTGTTGATTTTGGATGGCGTAACCGATCCGCACAACCTTGGCGCATGTCTACGTAATGCAGACGCTGCTGGTGTTGCGGCTGTGATTGTACCAAAAGACAAGTCTGCACCATTAACCGCAACAGTAAGTAAAGTGGCATGTGGGGCGGCAGAGACAGTACCTTTGATTCGCGTGACTAACCTTGCGCGCACTATGCGTCACCTACAAGAGCAAAACGTATGGATTGTTGGTACTGCAGGCGAAGCCACTCATGATGTTTATCAAAGCAAGCTAACTGGTCCACTTGCCATTGTAATGGGCGCAGAAGGGGACGGCATGCGCCGTTTAACCCGTGAAACTTGTGATGATTTAATCAAGATCCCAATGGCCGGCTCTGTTTCTAGCTTGAACGTATCGGTTGCCTCTGGGGTATGTTTGTTTGAAGCAGTAAGACAGCGTCTAAGCTAA
- the rnr gene encoding ribonuclease R yields the protein MSDSKSLDPHADREAKNYENPVPSREFLLSFLESAGVPMNRNDLFTALELAGEDQYEGLRRRLNAMLRDGQLVFTRRQCYALPDKLEMIKGYVIGHKDGYGWVRPEGVIGKEQDLVLPFHQMRSIIHGDYVLAQQSGTDKRGRKEARIVRVLEERAMKIVGRFFLEFGHAYVVADDSRIHHDILIPKEHRMGARMGNVVVIEVTDRGNRSRGMTGKVVEVLGENLAPGMETQIAIRTHQIPNEWPEEVTKQITSLAEEVPEEAKKGRVDLRELPLVTIDGEDARDFDDAVYCEKKKSGGWRLWVAIADVSYYVRPDSALDKEAINRGNSVYFPSQVVPMLPEVLSNGLCSLNPQVDRLCMVCEMTVSESGKLSGYKHYEAVMNSHARLTYNKVNDILNGDQELNQRYETLVPHLQELHNMYRILKQSRDLRGAIEFETVETKFIFNADRKIDRIEPVIRNDAHKLIEECMILANIASASLVEKLKEPALYRVHETPGEQRLVGFKDFLSELGLTLNGGLEPSPTDYAELMHIVTQRPDKELIQTMLLRSMKQAVYNPDNAGHFGLALKRYAHFTSPIRRYPDLLLHRAIKYLIAKKEGRNTDRWTPTGGYHYSFDDMDVFGEQCSMTERRADDATRDVTDWLKCEYMQDHVGEELDGVIANVTGFGFFVRLTDLHIDGLVHISTLANDYYRYDAISQRLVGESSGQIYRLGDTVKVKVLAVNLNDKQIDFEMVGSQRTPRGKGKTAKKRLVEDAKRFDNKKKQGSSEGRRSRRAKAKVEPTVRPDGSKDSAPASKKPKSNKAKKNKARGKKNTARGPKK from the coding sequence ATGTCCGATTCTAAATCTCTTGACCCCCATGCAGATCGAGAGGCTAAAAATTACGAGAACCCAGTACCAAGCAGAGAGTTTCTTTTAAGCTTTCTCGAGAGTGCGGGGGTGCCAATGAATCGCAACGATCTATTCACTGCCCTTGAACTGGCAGGTGAAGATCAATATGAAGGCTTACGTCGCCGATTAAACGCCATGTTGCGTGATGGTCAGTTAGTCTTTACTCGCCGTCAATGCTACGCCCTTCCTGATAAACTCGAAATGATCAAAGGTTATGTCATCGGTCATAAAGATGGCTATGGTTGGGTGCGTCCTGAAGGCGTTATCGGTAAAGAGCAGGACTTAGTTCTACCATTTCATCAAATGCGTAGCATCATCCACGGTGACTATGTACTAGCGCAACAATCAGGCACGGATAAACGTGGCCGCAAAGAAGCCAGAATAGTTCGCGTACTTGAAGAACGAGCAATGAAAATTGTTGGACGTTTCTTCCTTGAGTTTGGTCATGCTTACGTTGTCGCGGATGATTCGAGAATCCATCACGATATTCTTATTCCTAAAGAGCACCGAATGGGCGCTCGAATGGGGAACGTGGTCGTAATTGAAGTCACTGACCGTGGCAATCGTTCTCGCGGAATGACAGGTAAAGTGGTTGAAGTGTTAGGTGAAAACCTAGCGCCGGGCATGGAAACTCAAATCGCCATCCGTACTCATCAAATTCCTAATGAATGGCCAGAAGAAGTCACCAAGCAAATAACCTCTCTTGCAGAAGAAGTGCCAGAAGAAGCGAAAAAAGGTCGTGTCGATCTTAGAGAGTTACCATTAGTGACCATTGATGGCGAAGATGCGCGTGACTTTGATGATGCGGTTTATTGTGAAAAGAAAAAAAGCGGTGGCTGGCGCTTATGGGTCGCTATTGCCGATGTGAGTTACTACGTGCGCCCAGATTCTGCGTTAGATAAAGAAGCGATTAATCGTGGTAACTCAGTGTACTTCCCATCTCAGGTAGTGCCTATGCTACCTGAAGTGTTGTCGAATGGATTATGTTCGCTTAATCCACAAGTCGACCGTTTGTGTATGGTGTGTGAGATGACCGTATCTGAAAGCGGCAAGCTTTCTGGCTACAAGCATTATGAAGCGGTAATGAACTCCCATGCGCGTTTAACCTACAACAAGGTTAACGATATTCTCAATGGCGACCAAGAGTTAAATCAACGCTATGAGACGCTAGTGCCGCATCTACAAGAACTGCATAACATGTATCGTATTCTTAAACAGTCGCGTGACCTGCGTGGTGCGATTGAGTTTGAAACGGTCGAAACCAAATTCATCTTTAATGCCGATAGAAAAATTGACCGCATTGAACCTGTGATTCGTAACGATGCGCACAAACTGATTGAAGAGTGCATGATCTTAGCAAATATCGCCTCGGCCTCTTTAGTGGAAAAACTCAAAGAGCCAGCTTTATACCGAGTGCATGAAACTCCGGGCGAACAACGTTTAGTGGGCTTCAAAGACTTCCTGAGTGAGCTTGGTTTAACCCTTAACGGCGGTTTAGAACCATCCCCGACTGATTATGCCGAACTGATGCACATCGTTACTCAGCGTCCGGATAAAGAGCTTATTCAGACAATGCTACTACGCTCGATGAAACAAGCTGTGTATAATCCAGACAACGCTGGTCACTTTGGCTTGGCTCTGAAGCGTTACGCACACTTTACCTCACCGATTCGTCGCTATCCTGATTTGCTATTGCACCGTGCAATTAAGTATCTCATTGCTAAGAAAGAAGGGCGCAATACCGACCGTTGGACACCAACGGGGGGTTACCATTACTCGTTTGATGATATGGATGTGTTTGGTGAGCAATGTTCAATGACCGAGCGTCGCGCTGATGATGCGACTCGTGATGTGACTGATTGGCTCAAATGTGAGTACATGCAAGATCACGTCGGTGAAGAGTTGGATGGTGTGATTGCCAATGTGACAGGTTTTGGGTTCTTTGTCAGATTAACCGATCTGCACATTGACGGCTTGGTGCACATATCAACATTAGCCAATGACTATTATCGCTATGATGCGATCAGTCAGCGTTTAGTGGGTGAGAGCTCAGGGCAAATTTATCGCCTTGGTGACACGGTAAAAGTGAAAGTATTAGCGGTTAATTTGAACGACAAGCAAATTGACTTTGAAATGGTGGGTAGCCAACGCACTCCAAGAGGCAAAGGTAAAACCGCCAAGAAGCGTTTAGTTGAAGATGCCAAGCGTTTCGATAACAAGAAAAAACAAGGCTCGTCAGAGGGAAGACGCTCTAGACGTGCCAAAGCTAAGGTTGAACCAACCGTTCGCCCTGATGGCAGTAAGGACAGTGCGCCTGCTTCTAAAAAGCCAAAATCAAACAAAGCGAAGAAAAACAAAGCACGCGGCAAGAAGAACACAGCTCGTGGCCCTAAGAAATAA
- the nsrR gene encoding nitric oxide-sensing transcriptional repressor NsrR, producing the protein MQITSFTDYAIRTLIYLAALKKDELTNITQVSEVFDISRNHMVKIVNKLGQKGFIETIRGKNGGIRLNKPANEINIGDVIRELEPMKVINCAPEFCHITPACRLKSYLHKAKEAFLAELDKCYLDDLVDNNSDLMILLSKG; encoded by the coding sequence ATGCAAATTACTAGCTTTACTGACTATGCGATACGAACACTTATTTATTTGGCCGCCCTTAAAAAGGATGAACTTACTAATATCACTCAAGTGAGTGAGGTATTCGATATTTCACGTAACCACATGGTTAAAATCGTGAATAAGCTAGGGCAGAAGGGGTTTATTGAAACGATTCGTGGTAAGAATGGTGGCATTAGACTCAACAAGCCAGCTAATGAGATAAATATTGGTGATGTCATTCGTGAACTAGAACCGATGAAAGTGATCAATTGTGCTCCCGAATTTTGTCATATCACTCCGGCTTGTCGCCTTAAAAGTTACCTGCACAAAGCCAAAGAGGCTTTTTTAGCGGAGTTGGATAAATGCTATCTAGACGACTTAGTTGATAATAATTCCGATTTGATGATTCTTTTGTCTAAAGGATAG
- the hmpA gene encoding NO-inducible flavohemoprotein, with the protein MLEQKTIDTVKATAPLLAETGPKLTAHFYDRMFAHNPELKDVFNMSNQRNGDQREALFNAICGYAANIDNLGALLPVVEKIAQKHTSFMITAEQYSIVGGHLLATIDELFSPGQEVLDAWGEAYGVLANIFIQREEEIYVDNEQHTGGWRGLRDFEVIKKTQESSVITSFVLQPTDGKAVMDFNPGQYLGIYINTEKFENQEIRQYSLSAAPNGKTYRISVKRDGEGRVSNFLHDDLQQGDIIKVAPPAGDFFLQAQSDKPVVLVSAGVGLTPMLSMLEALQGSDKAVTWLHAAENGEQHAFKDHVTELCNKHSNLQQFTWYRSPLESDKQAEDFQFEGLIDLSQLNQQQLPSNAEVYFCGPVPFMQFAAEQLVKLGFDKDQLHYECFGPHKVL; encoded by the coding sequence ATGTTGGAACAAAAGACGATCGATACAGTTAAAGCCACTGCTCCTCTTCTAGCAGAAACTGGCCCTAAATTAACCGCTCATTTCTATGACCGTATGTTTGCTCACAACCCAGAGTTAAAAGATGTATTTAACATGAGCAACCAACGCAATGGCGATCAAAGAGAAGCGCTATTCAATGCCATTTGTGGTTACGCTGCTAATATTGATAATCTCGGCGCTCTATTACCTGTAGTAGAAAAAATCGCGCAAAAACACACTAGCTTTATGATCACGGCGGAACAATACAGCATTGTTGGTGGCCACCTGCTAGCAACGATTGATGAACTTTTCTCTCCTGGTCAAGAAGTGCTAGATGCATGGGGTGAAGCGTACGGTGTATTAGCGAATATCTTTATTCAACGTGAAGAAGAAATTTATGTTGATAACGAGCAACACACTGGCGGTTGGCGTGGACTGAGAGATTTCGAAGTTATCAAAAAAACGCAAGAGAGTTCAGTTATTACTAGCTTTGTACTACAGCCTACTGATGGCAAAGCGGTAATGGATTTCAATCCTGGACAATACCTAGGTATTTACATCAATACTGAGAAATTTGAAAACCAAGAAATTCGTCAATACAGCCTTTCTGCTGCGCCAAATGGTAAAACTTACCGTATCTCAGTAAAACGTGATGGCGAAGGCCGAGTGTCTAACTTCTTACATGATGACCTACAACAAGGTGACATCATTAAAGTCGCGCCACCGGCGGGTGACTTCTTCTTACAAGCCCAATCAGATAAACCTGTGGTACTGGTTTCTGCCGGTGTTGGCCTTACTCCTATGCTATCTATGCTAGAAGCACTGCAAGGTTCTGATAAAGCAGTGACTTGGTTACACGCGGCTGAAAATGGCGAACAACACGCCTTTAAAGATCACGTCACTGAACTGTGTAACAAGCACAGCAACCTACAGCAGTTCACTTGGTACCGCTCACCACTAGAAAGTGATAAACAAGCAGAAGATTTCCAATTTGAAGGCTTGATTGATCTGTCTCAGCTAAACCAACAACAACTACCAAGCAATGCAGAAGTGTATTTCTGTGGTCCTGTTCCTTTCATGCAATTTGCAGCAGAACAGTTGGTTAAACTTGGCTTTGATAAAGACCAGCTTCACTACGAGTGTTTCGGTCCGCATAAAGTGCTTTAA
- a CDS encoding adenylosuccinate synthase — MGNNVVVLGTQWGDEGKGKIVDLLTEDAKYVVRYQGGHNAGHTLVIDGEKTVLHLIPSGILRDNVKCIIGNGVVLSPEALLNEMKPLEERGIPVRERLFISEACPLILPYHIAIDQARELALGKKAIGTTGRGIGPAYEDKVARRGLRVGDLFDKAAFAEKLKVIMEFHNFQLEHFYKTDTVSYEEVLEQAMSYADLLTSLVIDVTDELDAARKRGDKIMFEGAQGTLLDIDHGTYPYVTSSNTTAGGVAAGSGFGPRHIGYILGIAKAYCTRVGSGPFPTELYDGLEKQDPIGKHLGEVGNEFGATTGRLRRTGWFDAVAMRRAVQINSISGFCLTKLDVLDGLEELKICTGYKMKDGSVLEVSPMAAEAFEEATPIYETVPGWSENTFGATSLEQLPQAALDYIKRIEELTGVPIDIISTGPDRNETMIKVHPFN, encoded by the coding sequence ATGGGAAATAACGTAGTTGTTTTAGGCACCCAATGGGGTGACGAAGGTAAAGGTAAAATCGTTGACCTTTTAACTGAAGATGCAAAGTATGTGGTGCGCTATCAAGGCGGTCACAATGCAGGCCACACTCTAGTTATTGACGGTGAAAAAACCGTTTTACACTTAATTCCATCAGGCATCTTACGCGATAATGTTAAATGCATTATTGGTAACGGTGTTGTACTTTCTCCGGAAGCCCTTCTAAATGAAATGAAGCCTCTTGAAGAGCGCGGAATTCCAGTACGCGAGCGTCTATTCATTTCAGAAGCGTGTCCGCTAATTCTTCCTTACCACATCGCTATTGACCAAGCTCGTGAGCTTGCTCTTGGTAAAAAAGCTATCGGTACTACCGGTCGTGGTATTGGTCCAGCATACGAAGATAAAGTTGCTCGTCGCGGTCTGCGCGTTGGCGACCTATTCGATAAAGCAGCATTCGCTGAGAAACTAAAAGTAATTATGGAATTCCATAATTTCCAATTAGAACATTTCTACAAAACAGACACAGTAAGCTACGAAGAAGTGCTTGAGCAAGCGATGAGCTATGCAGACCTTCTAACGTCTCTTGTTATCGATGTGACTGATGAGCTAGATGCTGCTCGTAAACGTGGTGATAAAATCATGTTTGAAGGTGCGCAAGGTACTCTTCTAGACATCGACCACGGTACTTACCCGTACGTAACTTCTTCAAACACTACTGCTGGTGGCGTAGCCGCTGGTTCTGGTTTTGGTCCACGTCATATCGGTTACATTCTAGGTATTGCAAAAGCTTACTGTACTCGTGTTGGTTCAGGTCCATTCCCAACAGAATTGTACGATGGTCTAGAAAAACAAGATCCTATCGGTAAACACCTAGGTGAAGTGGGTAACGAGTTTGGCGCAACCACTGGACGCTTACGTCGTACTGGTTGGTTTGATGCTGTTGCAATGCGTCGTGCTGTACAAATCAACTCAATCTCAGGTTTCTGTCTAACTAAACTAGACGTACTTGATGGTCTTGAAGAGCTAAAAATCTGTACTGGCTACAAGATGAAAGACGGCTCTGTACTAGAAGTTTCTCCAATGGCTGCTGAAGCATTTGAAGAAGCAACACCTATCTACGAAACCGTACCTGGTTGGTCTGAAAACACCTTTGGTGCTACATCTCTTGAGCAATTGCCACAAGCAGCTCTAGATTACATCAAACGTATTGAAGAACTAACAGGCGTGCCTATCGACATCATCTCGACTGGCCCTGATCGTAACGAGACTATGATTAAGGTTCACCCATTTAACTAA
- a CDS encoding DUF2065 domain-containing protein, whose translation MSQGIWIAIGLVLVLEGLGPLLAPNAWRKMMVQMSQQPDNQLRRLGGCLVVAGAVITFMLL comes from the coding sequence ATGTCGCAAGGAATTTGGATAGCCATTGGCTTAGTATTGGTTTTAGAAGGCTTAGGTCCACTGTTAGCGCCTAACGCATGGCGAAAAATGATGGTGCAAATGAGCCAACAGCCAGATAACCAGTTACGCAGATTGGGCGGTTGCTTAGTGGTGGCTGGGGCAGTGATTACTTTTATGTTGTTGTAA
- the hflC gene encoding protease modulator HflC — protein sequence MRKLMIPVLVVALALMLMSVFVVPEGERGIVVRFGRILKDNNDISRIYEPGLHFKMPLFDNVKRLDARIQTMDGRSDRFVTSEKKDVIIDSYVKWRIEDFGQYYLATGGGNALTAQALLERKVTDVLRAEIGSREIKQIVSGPRNKAVLPDESELDDTVSEAARAAVEIDGERDKIMSVVLDDTRQSAMDDLGVRVVDFRMKKINLPDEISESIYRRMRAERESVARKHRSQGREKAEIIRAQAELEVATVLAEADRTARVTRGDADAKAAKIYSDTYSKDPEFYSFVRSLHAYEKSFSEKGDIMVLDPKSDFFRFMNDSNGAPKK from the coding sequence ATGCGTAAGTTAATGATCCCAGTATTGGTGGTTGCACTAGCACTGATGCTAATGTCGGTATTCGTGGTCCCTGAAGGTGAGCGCGGTATCGTTGTTCGATTTGGTCGTATCTTAAAAGATAACAATGATATTTCTCGTATCTATGAGCCAGGTCTGCACTTCAAAATGCCTTTGTTTGACAACGTTAAGCGTCTAGACGCACGTATTCAAACTATGGATGGCCGTTCTGACCGTTTCGTAACGTCAGAGAAAAAAGACGTTATCATTGATTCATACGTGAAATGGCGTATCGAAGACTTTGGTCAATACTACCTAGCAACAGGTGGCGGTAACGCACTGACGGCACAGGCGCTTTTAGAGCGTAAAGTGACTGACGTGCTTCGTGCTGAAATCGGTTCTCGTGAAATCAAACAGATTGTATCGGGTCCTCGTAACAAAGCCGTGTTACCTGACGAGTCAGAGCTAGACGATACAGTTTCTGAAGCAGCACGTGCTGCGGTAGAAATTGATGGTGAGCGTGACAAGATCATGTCTGTAGTACTTGACGATACTCGTCAAAGTGCGATGGATGATTTAGGTGTTCGCGTGGTTGATTTCCGAATGAAGAAAATCAACCTACCGGATGAAATCTCTGAATCTATCTACCGTCGTATGCGTGCTGAGCGTGAATCGGTTGCACGTAAGCACCGTTCTCAAGGTCGTGAGAAGGCTGAGATTATCCGTGCTCAAGCTGAGCTAGAAGTGGCAACAGTTCTTGCTGAAGCTGACCGTACTGCTCGTGTTACTCGTGGTGATGCAGACGCTAAAGCCGCTAAGATCTACTCTGATACTTACAGTAAAGATCCTGAGTTCTATAGCTTTGTTCGTTCATTGCATGCGTATGAGAAATCTTTCTCTGAGAAAGGGGACATCATGGTTCTTGATCCTAAGAGTGACTTCTTCCGCTTCATGAATGATTCAAACGGCGCACCAAAGAAGTAA
- the hflK gene encoding FtsH protease activity modulator HflK: protein MAWNEPGNNNGNNGRDNDPWGNNDRGKQQSGGRNQGPPDLDEVFNKLSQKLGGKFGKRGGGSSSTGGGAVGFGLIALVAVVIWVGSGFYTVGEAERGVVLRLGKYDRIVDPGLNWRPRFIDEVTTVNVEAIRALQASGLMLTKDENVVTVGMGVQYRVSDPYKYLFRVTNADDSLRQATDSALRAVIGDSLMDSILTSGRQQIRQSTQETLNSIIDNYDMGIQIVDVNFQSARPPEQVKDSFDDAIAAREDEERFIREAEAYKNEILPKATGRAERLKKEALGYSERVVNEAFGQVAQFEKLLPEYQAAPEVTRNRMYLDTMEEVYSNTSKVLIDSDSSGNLLYLPIDKLAGQESSATKRSSKSSSTYDKIELDADKAKTTAPATNSRTTTTTREGRY, encoded by the coding sequence ATGGCGTGGAACGAGCCTGGAAATAATAATGGAAATAATGGCCGCGATAATGACCCTTGGGGTAATAATGATCGTGGCAAACAGCAATCCGGTGGTCGCAATCAAGGGCCGCCAGATTTAGATGAAGTGTTTAATAAGCTGAGTCAAAAGCTGGGTGGTAAATTTGGTAAGCGTGGTGGCGGTTCATCTTCTACCGGTGGCGGTGCAGTGGGTTTTGGACTGATTGCATTAGTGGCCGTTGTCATTTGGGTTGGTTCTGGCTTCTACACCGTTGGTGAAGCAGAGCGAGGCGTAGTGCTTCGTTTAGGTAAATACGATCGCATCGTTGATCCTGGTCTAAACTGGCGTCCACGCTTTATTGATGAAGTAACCACCGTTAACGTTGAAGCCATTCGTGCACTACAAGCTTCGGGCTTGATGCTAACGAAAGATGAGAACGTAGTAACCGTTGGTATGGGTGTTCAATACCGAGTATCAGACCCATATAAATACTTGTTCCGCGTAACGAACGCTGATGACAGCTTACGTCAAGCTACTGATTCTGCACTACGTGCGGTAATTGGTGATTCATTGATGGACAGCATCTTGACCAGTGGTCGTCAACAAATTCGTCAAAGCACTCAAGAAACCCTAAACAGTATCATTGATAACTATGATATGGGTATTCAAATTGTTGACGTGAACTTCCAGTCAGCACGTCCACCAGAGCAAGTTAAAGATTCATTTGATGATGCTATTGCGGCGCGTGAGGATGAAGAGCGTTTCATTCGTGAAGCTGAAGCTTACAAGAACGAAATCTTGCCTAAAGCAACTGGTCGTGCAGAGCGTTTGAAGAAAGAAGCTCTTGGTTACAGCGAGCGTGTGGTAAACGAAGCATTCGGTCAAGTGGCTCAGTTTGAAAAACTACTACCTGAATATCAGGCTGCGCCAGAAGTCACTCGTAATCGTATGTATTTAGATACAATGGAAGAAGTGTACTCAAATACATCGAAAGTACTGATTGATTCTGACTCTAGTGGCAACCTACTTTACCTACCGATTGATAAATTGGCAGGCCAAGAAAGTTCAGCAACTAAACGTTCAAGTAAGTCATCGTCAACCTACGACAAGATCGAGTTAGATGCAGATAAAGCGAAAACAACTGCACCAGCGACTAACTCTCGTACAACAACGACTACTCGTGAAGGGAGATACTAG
- the hflX gene encoding ribosome rescue GTPase HflX, whose amino-acid sequence MFDRYESGEQAILVHINFTQEGEWEDLAEFEMLVSSAGVNNLQTVTGSRQAPHAKYYVGEGKAQEIADLVQLLDAEIIIFNHSLSPAQERNLEQLCKCRVLDRTGLILDIFAQRARTHEGKLQVELAQLRHLSTRLIRGWTHLERQKGGIGLRGPGETQLETDRRLLRDRIKAILRRLEKVAKQREQGRRARKRAEIPTVSLVGYTNAGKSTLFNRITEASVYAADQLFATLDPTLRKIELEDVGLAILADTVGFIRHLPHDLVAAFKATLQETQEADILLHVIDASDERFRENTQAVDIVLEEIDAHEIPVLLVMNKIDNMEQQSPRIEYNEEGVPTTVWVSAMEGLGLDLLFQALTERLASQMVEYSLRIPPLHQGRLRSVFFNMKSIRQEAYDSEGNLLIDIRMQQADWARLQKREEAQLDDFIVI is encoded by the coding sequence TTGTTTGACCGGTATGAATCAGGTGAACAGGCGATACTTGTTCATATAAACTTTACACAAGAAGGGGAGTGGGAAGACTTAGCCGAATTTGAAATGTTGGTGTCTTCTGCAGGAGTAAACAACCTGCAAACAGTAACAGGCAGTCGCCAAGCCCCTCATGCTAAATATTATGTGGGCGAAGGTAAGGCTCAAGAAATTGCTGATCTTGTTCAGCTACTTGATGCCGAGATCATTATCTTCAACCATTCTCTTTCTCCTGCTCAGGAACGAAACCTCGAACAATTGTGTAAATGTCGCGTATTAGACCGTACTGGTTTGATCTTAGATATTTTTGCTCAACGCGCTAGAACCCATGAGGGTAAGCTGCAAGTTGAATTGGCACAATTGCGTCACCTTTCTACCCGATTAATTCGTGGTTGGACTCACTTAGAGAGACAAAAGGGCGGTATTGGCTTAAGAGGGCCGGGTGAAACCCAGCTTGAAACCGACCGACGTTTACTCCGAGATAGAATCAAAGCCATCCTACGTCGTTTAGAAAAGGTAGCGAAGCAACGAGAGCAAGGTCGCAGAGCGAGAAAGCGTGCCGAAATTCCAACTGTCTCTTTGGTAGGATATACCAATGCGGGCAAATCCACTTTATTTAACCGGATCACCGAAGCCAGCGTTTATGCTGCTGATCAGCTATTTGCTACTTTGGACCCGACTCTACGTAAAATAGAGTTAGAAGATGTGGGTTTGGCGATTTTAGCGGATACGGTCGGATTTATTCGTCATCTTCCGCATGATTTAGTCGCGGCTTTTAAAGCCACTTTGCAAGAAACCCAAGAAGCTGACATTTTGTTACATGTTATAGATGCCAGCGACGAGCGTTTCAGAGAGAATACCCAAGCTGTCGATATCGTCTTAGAAGAGATCGATGCGCATGAAATCCCTGTTTTGCTTGTGATGAACAAAATAGACAACATGGAACAGCAATCTCCTCGTATTGAATATAACGAAGAGGGCGTACCGACCACCGTATGGGTTTCAGCGATGGAAGGCTTGGGTTTAGATCTACTGTTTCAAGCATTAACTGAGCGTTTAGCCAGTCAAATGGTCGAATATAGTTTGCGCATTCCGCCTTTACATCAAGGGCGTTTACGCAGTGTATTTTTCAATATGAAATCTATTCGACAAGAGGCATATGATTCAGAAGGCAACTTATTGATCGATATTCGTATGCAACAAGCCGATTGGGCTAGATTGCAAAAGAGAGAAGAAGCGCAGTTGGATGACTTTATAGTCATCTAA
- the hfq gene encoding RNA chaperone Hfq, producing MAKGQSLQDPFLNALRRERVPVSIYLVNGIKLQGQIESFDQFVILLKNTVNQMVYKHAISTVVPARAVAHHSGNERADRTQEKSED from the coding sequence ATGGCAAAGGGGCAATCTTTACAAGACCCGTTTTTAAACGCACTGCGTCGTGAGCGAGTGCCGGTTTCTATTTATCTTGTCAATGGCATTAAGCTTCAGGGTCAAATTGAGTCTTTTGATCAATTCGTGATCCTTCTTAAAAATACCGTTAATCAAATGGTATATAAGCATGCTATTTCGACAGTAGTTCCTGCTCGTGCAGTAGCTCATCACAGTGGTAATGAACGTGCAGATCGCACTCAAGAGAAATCAGAAGACTAA